Proteins from one Paenibacillus amylolyticus genomic window:
- a CDS encoding helix-turn-helix transcriptional regulator has protein sequence MDAHYQEDLSLQQIAARFYLSREYISRKFKQQFGLNWSEYLGKLRINNAKLLLQNPSLRVAKISEMVGFQDEKYFSKVFKKMEGITPAEYRKTLLEAGM, from the coding sequence ATGGACGCCCATTATCAGGAAGACTTGTCCTTACAGCAGATTGCTGCGCGTTTCTACCTGAGCCGGGAGTATATTTCCCGTAAATTCAAACAGCAATTTGGCCTGAACTGGTCGGAATATCTGGGCAAATTGCGGATCAATAACGCCAAGCTGCTGCTGCAGAACCCTTCCCTGCGAGTCGCCAAGATCTCGGAGATGGTTGGATTCCAGGATGAAAAGTATTTCAGCAAAGTGTTCAAAAAAATGGAGGGTATCACGCCAGCGGAATATCGTAAAACACTATTGGAGGCTGGTATGTAA
- a CDS encoding histidine kinase: MIKDIPSTERLGVLAIDLNMNTIAAICGRLYDPAKEQIYIVDGQNQIIYQGRSEVNHTDALREETASELDSARSGAGTAQNAVGHFEQDRSMYVYQQLGSTYADWTIVKQIPNETLYARANTLTWNNAMIAIAALILVIVATLFISIRITGPLKQLMRYMNQIQAGRLHVDIHLSSRDEFGVLARHFRDMMDTVNNLILREYRLEIANKTNQLKALQAQIHPHFLYNTLQSIGTLALQQQGQRAYTLLSSLSKMLRYSMRDQTCVTLREEAEHARLYLELQQERFGDRLEVELNFAEDTLSVEMPRMTLQPLIENYFKHGADIQPGKGHISLSSRRINNDWIEIELNNNGPSIPDDKLLEIRRWLHPNHTSTGLATQESDESESIGLRNVIRRLQLNSHPGYSARLEISNREPNGVKIRVKLYAGE; this comes from the coding sequence GTGATTAAGGATATTCCATCCACCGAGCGTCTGGGTGTACTCGCCATTGATCTGAATATGAATACCATTGCAGCCATCTGCGGCAGGCTGTATGATCCGGCTAAGGAACAGATCTATATTGTGGATGGTCAGAATCAGATCATCTACCAGGGGCGCTCCGAGGTCAATCATACGGATGCGCTGCGAGAGGAAACGGCCAGTGAATTGGACAGCGCACGATCTGGCGCGGGTACGGCCCAGAATGCCGTAGGACATTTTGAACAGGATCGTTCCATGTATGTATACCAGCAGCTTGGCAGCACGTACGCGGACTGGACCATCGTCAAACAGATTCCGAATGAGACGTTATACGCCAGAGCGAACACACTCACGTGGAATAACGCGATGATTGCCATCGCAGCTCTTATATTGGTCATTGTGGCAACCTTGTTCATCTCCATCCGAATCACTGGTCCGCTCAAGCAACTCATGCGGTATATGAACCAGATCCAAGCTGGGCGTCTGCACGTGGATATCCACCTATCCAGCCGAGATGAATTCGGGGTGCTCGCACGTCATTTCCGGGATATGATGGATACGGTAAATAATCTTATTTTGCGGGAATATCGACTTGAAATCGCCAATAAGACGAATCAACTCAAAGCGCTGCAAGCGCAGATTCATCCGCATTTTCTGTATAATACATTGCAATCCATCGGTACACTTGCCCTTCAACAGCAAGGACAGCGGGCGTATACCCTGCTCTCTTCCCTATCGAAAATGCTGCGTTACAGCATGCGGGATCAGACCTGTGTGACTTTACGCGAAGAGGCGGAGCATGCCCGGTTGTATCTGGAACTGCAACAGGAGCGGTTCGGCGACCGCCTTGAGGTGGAATTGAATTTTGCCGAAGATACCCTGTCTGTTGAAATGCCAAGAATGACGTTACAACCTTTAATTGAGAATTATTTCAAACACGGGGCAGATATTCAGCCAGGCAAAGGTCACATCTCCCTATCCAGCCGTCGGATCAATAATGATTGGATTGAAATCGAACTGAATAATAACGGACCTTCCATTCCTGATGACAAATTACTGGAGATTCGGAGATGGCTCCATCCCAATCACACCTCCACCGGGTTAGCCACGCAAGAATCCGATGAGTCCGAGTCCATCGGTCTACGAAATGTAATACGCCGACTTCAATTGAACTCACATCCCGGTTACTCAGCCAGACTTGAGATCAGCAATCGGGAACCGAATGGTGTGAAGATCAGGGTTAAACTATACGCGGGAGAGTGA
- a CDS encoding bile acid:sodium symporter: MFTRETMETHQTWFYVVALFLGAVIGLSNPTWGNVLHYTVSPVLAFLLYSMFVQIPFLQLKESWSNLRFMGALLVANFIVLPVVVWLLTLIFPQSPGVLVGVYLVLLTPCIDYVIVFTQLGRGNEKLMLAATPLLFVVQMILLPFYLWLLMGPEVAQVMQVGPFVEAFLFLIVIPLLLALVTQVLSRGRASGERFMNATAWLPVPMMALALIVVVASQIGKVYNDMAIILNVIPIYVAFLIIMPWISRLIAAWFGLNAGDGRALIFSSATRNSLVVLPLALALPPEWATIAAAVIVTQTMVELAGELIYIRLVPAVILRDRRMY, encoded by the coding sequence ATGTTCACAAGAGAAACGATGGAGACACACCAAACCTGGTTCTATGTCGTCGCACTATTTTTAGGAGCGGTAATAGGGCTGAGTAATCCAACATGGGGAAATGTTCTACACTACACCGTGTCTCCGGTACTTGCCTTTTTGTTATATAGCATGTTCGTACAGATTCCCTTTCTACAGTTAAAAGAGTCCTGGTCCAACCTGCGATTCATGGGTGCATTATTGGTGGCTAATTTTATCGTTTTACCTGTAGTCGTGTGGTTGCTTACACTGATCTTTCCACAATCACCAGGCGTTCTGGTCGGAGTCTATCTGGTACTGTTAACGCCCTGCATTGATTACGTCATAGTGTTCACACAGCTCGGCAGGGGCAATGAGAAACTGATGCTCGCCGCAACCCCTCTTCTCTTTGTAGTACAAATGATTCTGTTGCCGTTTTATTTATGGCTGTTGATGGGTCCTGAGGTGGCGCAGGTCATGCAGGTGGGGCCGTTTGTGGAGGCTTTTCTATTCCTGATCGTTATTCCACTGCTGCTTGCTCTCGTTACACAAGTTCTCTCTAGAGGTAGAGCGAGCGGTGAGCGATTCATGAATGCAACGGCATGGTTGCCGGTTCCGATGATGGCACTCGCGCTGATCGTGGTCGTCGCTTCCCAGATTGGCAAAGTCTACAATGATATGGCGATCATCCTGAACGTAATCCCGATCTACGTTGCTTTTCTGATCATTATGCCCTGGATATCCCGGCTCATTGCTGCTTGGTTTGGATTGAATGCAGGCGATGGGCGGGCGCTGATTTTTAGTTCAGCCACACGGAATTCACTGGTCGTTCTGCCATTGGCGCTGGCACTTCCGCCAGAATGGGCCACCATAGCAGCGGCTGTTATCGTTACACAGACGATGGTGGAGCTTGCAGGGGAGCTCATCTACATTCGACTTGTACCTGCGGTGATTTTGCGGGATCGGCGAATGTACTAG
- a CDS encoding oxidoreductase gives MNRLERKAMVIGATGLVGELLVHKLLEHPAYSLVRVLVRRPLALQHSKLEQHVVDWEQLESQGQLFDGIDDLYCCLGTTIKKAGSQESFRQVDYHYPVHAATLAKQHGVAQMLVISSMGASAGSRVFYSRTKGEMEDALSDIDFQSLHIFRPSLILGDRNEKRFGEQMAAHAMKFLDRWMKGRADKYRAVHAATIAQAMTNIALVQAKGNHVYPNDVIHALGTDGD, from the coding sequence ATGAATCGTCTCGAACGGAAAGCCATGGTGATTGGAGCCACGGGGCTTGTAGGCGAACTACTGGTTCATAAACTGCTGGAGCACCCGGCGTACAGCCTGGTCCGCGTTCTGGTTAGACGTCCGCTTGCACTGCAACATTCCAAACTGGAACAGCATGTGGTGGATTGGGAACAGCTGGAGAGCCAAGGCCAGTTATTCGACGGCATCGATGACCTGTACTGTTGTTTGGGTACCACGATCAAAAAAGCAGGCAGTCAGGAGAGTTTCCGTCAGGTCGATTACCATTATCCGGTTCATGCAGCTACGCTTGCCAAGCAGCATGGGGTAGCGCAGATGCTGGTGATCTCCTCCATGGGTGCGAGCGCAGGTTCCCGGGTCTTCTACAGTCGGACCAAAGGGGAGATGGAGGATGCATTGTCCGATATCGATTTTCAATCATTGCATATCTTCCGCCCCTCCTTAATTCTGGGAGATCGAAACGAGAAGCGGTTCGGTGAACAGATGGCAGCTCATGCCATGAAGTTTTTGGATCGCTGGATGAAAGGCAGAGCGGACAAATACCGGGCGGTTCACGCCGCAACCATTGCACAGGCCATGACGAATATTGCGCTGGTACAGGCCAAGGGAAACCATGTATACCCGAATGATGTCATTCATGCCTTGGGCACGGACGGGGATTAA
- a CDS encoding response regulator codes for MKALLVDDEKHVRDAIRLLGHWEDFGIDTLLEAADGDEAIAFITAHQPQIILSDMRMPGKDGVALLEWISAHAPHSKVLVISGYDDFELVRHAIRHGGMDYLLKPVEADELNASLLKAVTAWVEEDAIRIQSTRQSIVVNRMLPHYQDRLLTELAVGRGSSPSHMQRLQDELNLPL; via the coding sequence ATGAAGGCACTGCTTGTAGATGATGAAAAACATGTCCGCGATGCCATAAGGTTGCTTGGTCATTGGGAAGACTTTGGTATTGATACGTTACTTGAAGCAGCAGACGGAGATGAAGCCATCGCCTTCATCACCGCACACCAGCCTCAGATCATTCTTAGTGACATGCGTATGCCGGGCAAGGACGGGGTGGCATTACTTGAATGGATATCGGCTCATGCCCCCCACAGCAAGGTGCTGGTTATCAGCGGCTATGATGATTTTGAACTGGTGAGGCATGCCATCCGGCATGGTGGCATGGACTACCTGCTGAAACCTGTGGAAGCAGATGAGCTGAATGCATCTCTATTAAAGGCCGTTACAGCTTGGGTGGAAGAGGACGCCATTCGAATACAATCTACCCGACAATCCATTGTCGTTAATCGAATGCTCCCGCACTATCAGGATCGTCTGCTCACCGAACTTGCTGTCGGCAGAGGCAGCAGCCCATCACACATGCAGCGATTGCAGGATGAGTTGAATCTCCCTCTCTAA
- a CDS encoding tryptophan-rich sensory protein, which yields MSRNNPYKWLNAIGFIAVIIVNYLSNALPIGGRTNKEVSDMYPVLLTPSGYAFSIWGLIYLLLAGFVIYQFMPSSWKRDSITRLGYWFLASCAFNVAWIFAFQNLQTGLALLIIVLLLLTLIMLYVKTRTITVPTTAEIWFVKLPFSIYLGWVSVATIVNAAVLLYKIGWDGFGLSEPTWTIIMLIVGMVLAVLVSFRYRDSVYPLVFTWAYIAIALKQKDVPSVYYTGIIIAIVLAIYAVWLFFARNQDRD from the coding sequence ATGTCACGTAACAATCCGTACAAGTGGTTAAACGCCATTGGATTTATCGCTGTAATTATCGTGAACTACCTTTCCAACGCTCTGCCAATCGGGGGCAGAACCAACAAGGAAGTATCAGATATGTACCCTGTACTACTTACACCTTCTGGCTATGCCTTCTCTATATGGGGTTTGATCTACTTGCTGCTTGCAGGCTTTGTGATCTATCAGTTCATGCCTTCTTCCTGGAAAAGAGATTCAATTACCCGGCTCGGGTATTGGTTCCTGGCAAGCTGTGCCTTCAATGTAGCCTGGATTTTTGCTTTTCAAAACTTGCAGACGGGTCTTGCGCTACTGATTATTGTACTGCTTCTTTTGACTTTGATCATGCTCTATGTAAAAACACGTACCATTACTGTTCCAACCACTGCTGAGATCTGGTTTGTGAAGCTGCCATTCAGCATCTATCTGGGATGGGTTAGCGTGGCAACGATCGTTAATGCTGCTGTGCTGTTATATAAAATCGGTTGGGATGGTTTCGGTCTCAGCGAACCGACCTGGACCATCATTATGCTGATTGTGGGTATGGTGCTGGCTGTACTCGTTAGCTTCCGTTACCGGGACAGTGTATATCCACTGGTATTCACATGGGCGTACATCGCCATCGCACTTAAACAAAAGGATGTGCCTTCCGTATATTATACGGGAATCATCATTGCGATCGTTCTGGCAATCTACGCGGTATGGCTGTTCTTCGCCCGTAATCAGGATCGTGATTGA
- a CDS encoding RidA family protein, translated as MKKPISTDQAPGAIGPYSQAVDAGDFIYTSGQLGLNPQTGEFGADVQEQTRLSLSNVKAILEAAGTSMDKIVKTTVFLKDMNDFVPVNEVYSTFFEQPYPARSAVEVARLPKDALVEIEVIALK; from the coding sequence ATGAAAAAACCAATCTCTACCGATCAGGCGCCAGGCGCCATTGGTCCATACAGTCAAGCCGTTGATGCAGGCGATTTCATCTACACTTCCGGACAGCTTGGTCTGAATCCTCAAACGGGAGAATTCGGTGCAGATGTACAGGAGCAGACACGTCTGTCCCTGAGCAATGTGAAGGCGATCCTTGAGGCAGCAGGCACAAGTATGGATAAAATCGTGAAAACGACAGTGTTCCTGAAGGACATGAACGATTTTGTCCCTGTGAATGAAGTGTATAGCACATTCTTCGAACAGCCGTATCCTGCACGCAGTGCAGTGGAAGTTGCCCGTTTGCCCAAAGATGCACTGGTGGAGATTGAAGTTATTGCCCTGAAATAG